From Clostridia bacterium:
AAAAATCTTACCAGCATCCCAGCATTAAGACCATTTTTTCTTAAATGCGGGTACATAAAAGTAAGTCCTACTGCAAGCCCGTATTCGTTAACTCCATCTTCCATTTCAACATATGCAGTAGTGTTGCCATTAAAAGCATAAACACCATCTAATTTATAAAGACAATTCATATATAGTTTTTTTAAGCTTACTAAAAAGTCGCTGTTGCGACCAAATATCGTCTTGTCTTTTGTGTTAAATGCAAAACATGTGCATTTATTAACAGGTTTAAAGCAATAAATACTAAATAATATAGTGCTTAACAAATCAAATGACGATTCTTGTCCATCAGCTATACCTTTTATCTCTTCAGTCACTTCTGGATAATATTTTTCATAAACAGGTTTACAGGCTTTTGCAAACTGTTTCATTTCTTCTGTTATTTCAAATGTCAAACTGCCTTTTATAACGATATCTTTTTTTCTTAATAAATGTCCCCATTTAAAACCTGCTTGATAATGACTACCTTTAAACCTTGCATGATACATTTTTATCATTCCTCATAACATATTTGAAAGTTGCAACCATCAAAACAATAGTATTTGAATATAAATTTATTGTCAACTATTAAAAATTTTTAAATAACTTTTTGGTATTATCACTGATAAAAGCTAAAGATCTAGAATCAAAATTTATTTAAATCATTTTTTCTATTTTGATATCTCAATTGAACTAATAATTAATCTAAAATAAACAAAAGGGCGTCTTGATAAACGCCCTTATGTTACTAACTAGTTGGTTTTTAATGAAATTATTTAGTAAAGTAATAATCTATTATAGTAACTGTATTAGTGGTATTTTGGCTATAATCCCAGAAGAAATATAAGTCAAATTCTGAAGAATTTATACCTGTAACATTAACTGTAATTGTATTTTCACCTGCTTCATAGTCGGTATGGGTTTGCAATGCATTTGCCCAACCTTGATAAACTGCAAGTTTTACAGCATTGGGTGAAGAGAGTTTTAATACAAATTTGGTATATTGTTCAGTCCAATTGCTTACAGACAATATAGTTATTGCTGTATTATCTGCTCTTTGATCCCAAGAAATAGTGCATTTTCCGCCTTCTTCGAGAGGGGTAATTGTATAAGCTCCCCAATCAAACATATCTCCGATTACAGGCGCTCCTTTATCAAATACTATGCTTACAAATTCAATGTTTCTTACACCTTCAAAAGGCTCAACATTTGTACTATCAAAATAGAATGTTAATGTTTTTAGCTTAACTATTGTTGAAAGATCTACTTCAATTGTATATTCTTTTGTAGTCTCATCGTAAGGATACTTGCTTAACGGATTGTCGACAACTGGATAAAGTACAGTTGAGTCTGCAGCTATACCAATTCTTTCAGCATCACCTTTCAATGTTACTATGGCTCTCTTGTATGCAGTATTCCAATTTTTAACAGAAACAGAAAGAGCGTTCCAACCTACAGCAGAATCATAAGATGCTTTTACCTTTCCGCCTACTGCTGCATCAGATACATTAAAGTTACCGGTAGCTGACCAATCGTCATCAACAAATACGGTTTCAACAAATTCAACATTTATCAATTCAAAGCTGCGCTGTACATCATTTTGTGTTGAAGTTCCTTGGGAATCCAAATAGAAGCTTAAACCTGACAAACCGCCTGCCTTTCTGAAATCAAATTCAAAGGTTTCTTCTTCACCTGTAGGAGCATAGCAATACATTGAAGTTCCGTTCATAGCTATAAGCGCATCAGAAGTATAAATACTCATGCACTCAACCTCAGTAGCTTTAAATGTAAGTCTTAATATGCCATAAGCATTTGACCATTTCTTTATATTTATATCAACTTTTTGCCATAGCATATCTTCGTTTTGAGTATTATAATCAACCTTAAATACTCCATCATAATCTGCTACATGGCTATATACATCAGGCACATAAACATCACTTACATAAGGAGTTTTATCTATATTAAGATTTTCATCGCCTTCTTTCAAGAACATAATTGAAGATACAACTGCTTCACCTTTTTTGTCTCCAGGATTTTGAGCGCTTACTGTATCAAAATAAAGATATATTCTTGAAATGTTCTTTTCATACAAATTGTCAGATGTTGTCTGATATTTACTGTCTATTGTTTTGAATAGCGACAAATCTACAACAAATGCGTTATCTCCATCTACAAGTGATTCTGCCATAACGCCTACTTGAGGGTATTTGTTTTGTTCTTGTTCAGAATAATATACAGCAACTGCCAATTTCTCAGCACTAAGTACTTCATTTATATCAAGACGCAGATACTTATATTCTGAACTATAATTAATTACATCAAAATAAACAAAATTCCAATCTTTTAACTCTGTTCCGCTAGCGGGATAAGAAACTTTTACACCTACTACTTCTTCATTTTCATTAACAACTTCTTCTAATTGGTAAGCCTCGGTTGTAGCTCCATATTCGCCAATATAAGGCGCAACACCAGGTTCATATTCATGGGCTGCGGGAGCTTGGGGCATTTTCACAGCATCAGCTGGAGGCTTTATAACATCAGCAATCGGAGTATCAATTTCAGCTTCAATTTCATCAGGCTTAAGTGCTTGATTACATGCAATTGCTGATACAAAAATGCCGCATGATAGGATTCCTATAATCAAATACGTCAATATTCTTTTTATCATTTTCTTCTCCTTTATCATTCTTTAACAGAACCTAACATTAATCCCTGAACAAAATATTTTTGAGCAAAAGGATATATCATCATGATAGGTAGCATAGCAATAAAGATTTGTGCAGATCTCAAAGTTTTGTCGTCTAGCTTAGACAGCAATGCAAGGTCTTCTTCTGTTTTATTTAAAGATGCTTGCAATTGCTTTAAGCTGTCCAAAATATTATATATATAAGTTTGGAGCGGCCAGTTTTCAGAGCTCATATAAATATAACCATCAAACCATGCGTTCCAGTGTCCTACTACTGTAAACAAAAGCACAGTTGCAATAGCCGGCAAAGAAACTGGAAGAATTATTTTTAACAGCAAAGTAAAATATCCCGCTCCTTCAATCTGAGCATATTCACTAAGTTCCTTAGGTACTCGCCTAATAAAATTAAGCATAAGCACCATATTCCAGCAGTTCATAGCGGAAGGCAATACCAATGCCCAAATTGTGTTATAAAGTCCCAAATTTGTTATGACAATATAAGTCGGTATAAGTCCGCCGCTAAAAAACATTGAAATTACGCAAATTACAATATAAAATCTTTTTCCAGGCAATTCTTCAGATGACAGTGATAGAGGGTAAGCCGCAAATATAATCACTACCATTGAAATAGCCGTACCAATAAACACTCTCTTAATAGACATCCAAAATGCTGCAAAAAATGCGCTTTGTTTTAATAGATATTGATATGCATTAAGAGTAATATCTACCGGAAAGAAACTAACCAGTCCAGCGTTAACTGCATTTTTTGAACTTAAGCTAACAGAGAACAAGTTTATAAACGGCAACAAGCACAACACCGCAAAGCCGATCAAAGCCAAACCATTAACTACAAGGAATATCTTTCTTGAGACTGACAGACGAAATTTATTTCTTTTTTTATGTACTGATACTGCTTTTATCATCATTGCCCCCTTTAAAATATCTTGTAGTCAAGCTTTTTAGCTGCAAATATATAAGCTATAGAGAATAAAGCACAGCTTATAAGCGATTTGAACAAACCAATTGCAGTTCCCAAAGAGAATTGATATGTACTTTTGTTAATCAAGCCGATACGATATGCCATTGTATCAATAATATCCCCTGTCTTATAAACAATCTCATTGTATAAAGTCAAGATTTGCTCAAATCCTGCATTCATGATGTTTCCTAAATTCAATACGCTAATCAAAATTATTATTGGCATTATGCCTGGTATTGTTATGTGATAACATAATTTGAATCTATTAGCACCGTCTATCCTTGCAGCTTCATAAAGTGTCGAATCAAGGTAGCTTATAGCGGCAAGAAAATAAATCGCCTGATATCCGAGATTTTTCCAAAGATCAGAACCGATAATTATAGTCCTAAACCATGAGTTGCTTGACAAAAAGCTTATTCGGTTCAATCCTGTCGCGGCAAGAATTGCGTTTATTGGTCCGTTAATTGAAAACAAGTTGTTAACAATAGAACCTAACAATGCCCAAGAAAGGAAGTAAGGCAAGAAATATACGGTTTGCAAAAACTTCTTCAGCTTTTGGCTCATCATTTCATTAAGCAGCAAAGCTATCAAAATTCCCAAAACTGTTTGAAGAACAATTTTGATAATTGCTATGTAAACCGTATTAAACATTACTCTGCCGAAATCCGGACGAGAAAATACAGTTTCGAAAAAGTAAAAACCTACAAACGGCGCATTGAATAACGAGCTCAAAAAACTCTTGCCATATATAGGCTTATATGCGGCAAAAGCCATATATAAGCCTACAATGGGTAGGATATTGAATATTATCATCAGAATAGTACCCGGCGCCATCATAAAATGCAGAGGTAAACTCTTTTTTAGACGCAAGATCTTTTTTGATGGTCTCTTAGATTTTACTTTTGTTGTGCGTTGTTGCTGGATAAACATTATAATCCTCTTTTAATTTTTAATCAGATAACTTAGGTTGTTGAGCATACCAAGAATTTACTTCTTCAAGGATTTTTGAGCCACCGTTCTTGTTGTATTGTTTAACAAAAGTATTCCATTCTGAAATGCTCTTTTCACCAGTTATTACACTTAGGAAAAATTCTTTCATGTAAGAGTTGATATATTCGCCTTTTTCCTGTTGAGTAGGTGTAGCAGTACCATAGAACTCATTATATTTTGCCTGCTTCTTGCCTTCGGTCAAGTCAGCAACATATGAATAGCCGCCGTTTTCTTTTATCATTTCTTCATAAATACCAAAGCCCTCTTTTTCAACTGAGTTCATATCTTTTACTGCTTTTCCGTTGCGTAAAGCTTGATAATAAGGATAACTTCTCTTAAAATGAAGTGTCTTTTCTCTTTGTTTTAGTTGATTAAATATAGGTCCATAAGTTTGGTCTTTTGACAGATTTGTATATAATGTATTCCAGTCATAATTTGATCCAGCTTGCAAAATATCTGAAGTAGGTATGCGGTATCCAGCATCATAAAGGTCCTTAAATACTTTTTGAACACGCTTATGCTCTAAAATTGAAGCACTTGAATGCCAAAGCTTAACAGGAACCCAATTATGATAGAATGCGCCTGCAGCTGTTGCACCTTCTCCATAGATTTCTACTGCATTTTCGTTATAATACATATCAAAGAACAAATTGATTAATCTAGCTATTGCTTCAGGATGTTCAAAGCTTTTTGATACCATATTATAGTTGGTTACTGCAACTCTGTTTACGATAGGATAAGCAGGCTTATTGTTATATCCTACAAGATCAATTGCGACCCAATCTGCGTTAGGTGTATTAGGGTTAACTACTGAATCACGCAAAGGATATTCAGGAACCCACCATTGTCCAAACATAATACCGATTTTACCAGCTATAATATCAGCAGCTACATCGGAAGATGTTTTTGTAAAGAACTCTTGATCTATAAGTTTCTTTGAATACATTTCGCTTATAACTTTAAGCGCTGTCTTCATTTCTTCACTTGTGTTGCTGTCGTATAATTTTGTGCCGTCTTCATTAGCAAAATATTTTCCAACGCCAGCACCGAAAAGTTCAAATAGACCTTGTGCTCCATAGCTGCCTACAAATTCGATATCTTTATGTATACCGATAGGTATAATATCTTCTGCTGTCAAACCTTTTGAAGCAGCTGCGATTTTGCTCGCATTATCTCTAAATGCTTCACCAACTTCAATAAGTTCTTCAACGGTAGTAGGTGCTTCTTTACCTACAAGGTCAAGCCAGTCTTTTCTTAAATAAATGCGTTGTGCACTTTCATAAGTATTAGATACGTTAGGCAAAGCATATAATGAACCCTCTACCATACATGTTTGAAGTCCATCATAATAATCATTTAAATACATATCTTGCAAATCTTGATTGAGATAATAGAAAGTATCTCCAAGATCAGCCAACATTCCGCTGCTTCTTAAAAGTTCATAAGTAGTTGCGGATGATGTTACGATTATATCGGGCAAAGTATTGCTTGAAATCATCAGATTAAGTGCGGTTTCATAATATGCAGTACTTGCTACGGTTACATAATTGAGCTTAATATTGAGAACTTCAAGTGCAATATCATTGAAAGATTGATTTTTAGGTCCGCTAGGTTTTCCTTTGTATGTTGCGGCTACATCGCCTTCAGCATCATAGTTAACACCTAAAACATTAACTGTAACTGTTTCGTCATATCTTGCTAAGGGTGAATAATCTTTTCCTTCTATCTTTTTCGGCAAAGTGCCAGGTTCTAGTCTGACATAATCTTGGCTGGGATTATAAGAACATCCTGTAAATCCTGTTGCAGCCAAAATCATTATGACAAAAACTATAAGTATGTTTTTTAGTATTTTTTTCATATTTTCCTCACATATCACTTATTAAGCATAAAGCATAACTTCTGATACCCACATCAGATTGCTTCTGCCGTAAGGTCCATTGCCAGCCTCTTGCAGCAATCTTACTCTTGTAACTGGTGAATCAACATTTAATTCAATAGTTGTGCTGGGAGATTTTTTCTGAATATTAGTTGCTTCTCCAATATCAACCCAATTATTGTTTATAAAGGCTTGAACTTTTACATTGGTAGAAGACC
This genomic window contains:
- a CDS encoding carbohydrate ABC transporter permease, translated to MIKAVSVHKKRNKFRLSVSRKIFLVVNGLALIGFAVLCLLPFINLFSVSLSSKNAVNAGLVSFFPVDITLNAYQYLLKQSAFFAAFWMSIKRVFIGTAISMVVIIFAAYPLSLSSEELPGKRFYIVICVISMFFSGGLIPTYIVITNLGLYNTIWALVLPSAMNCWNMVLMLNFIRRVPKELSEYAQIEGAGYFTLLLKIILPVSLPAIATVLLFTVVGHWNAWFDGYIYMSSENWPLQTYIYNILDSLKQLQASLNKTEEDLALLSKLDDKTLRSAQIFIAMLPIMMIYPFAQKYFVQGLMLGSVKE
- a CDS encoding ABC transporter permease subunit, with product MFIQQQRTTKVKSKRPSKKILRLKKSLPLHFMMAPGTILMIIFNILPIVGLYMAFAAYKPIYGKSFLSSLFNAPFVGFYFFETVFSRPDFGRVMFNTVYIAIIKIVLQTVLGILIALLLNEMMSQKLKKFLQTVYFLPYFLSWALLGSIVNNLFSINGPINAILAATGLNRISFLSSNSWFRTIIIGSDLWKNLGYQAIYFLAAISYLDSTLYEAARIDGANRFKLCYHITIPGIMPIIILISVLNLGNIMNAGFEQILTLYNEIVYKTGDIIDTMAYRIGLINKSTYQFSLGTAIGLFKSLISCALFSIAYIFAAKKLDYKIF
- a CDS encoding C45 family peptidase — protein: MIKMYHARFKGSHYQAGFKWGHLLRKKDIVIKGSLTFEITEEMKQFAKACKPVYEKYYPEVTEEIKGIADGQESSFDLLSTILFSIYCFKPVNKCTCFAFNTKDKTIFGRNSDFLVSLKKLYMNCLYKLDGVYAFNGNTTAYVEMEDGVNEYGLAVGLTFMYPHLRKNGLNAGMLVRF